One window of the Peptacetobacter hiranonis genome contains the following:
- the rbsK gene encoding ribokinase, with protein MSKILVVGSLNLDYVIEVENMPKAGETIFGKSLKKVPGGKGANQAYAIGKLGGDVAMIGAVGDDDAGQILLNNLKSVNVDTRGIESIKENVTGQAYIYVDANGQNCITVISGANAVVDRDMIDRNMELIDDSEYIVMQLEVPVDTVKYVKNIAVSKGKKVIIDPAPAIKNPDVNLWKGCYIIKPNELELATLTGKELNNIKEYKEAVTELHKTGVDYVISTLGGDGAIMHDGKNLKSFDCKKTKVVDTTAAGDTFTAGLVIALNEGKSIEEAIDFGQSAAAIAVSKKGAQTSIPSRDELKNI; from the coding sequence ATGAGCAAAATTTTAGTAGTTGGAAGTCTTAACCTAGATTATGTAATAGAAGTAGAAAATATGCCAAAAGCTGGAGAAACAATTTTTGGAAAAAGCCTTAAAAAAGTACCTGGTGGAAAAGGTGCAAACCAAGCATATGCAATAGGAAAGCTTGGTGGAGATGTGGCTATGATTGGGGCAGTTGGAGATGATGATGCAGGACAGATTCTATTAAACAATCTAAAAAGTGTAAATGTAGACACAAGAGGAATAGAAAGTATAAAGGAAAATGTCACAGGTCAGGCGTACATATATGTAGATGCTAATGGTCAAAACTGTATAACTGTAATCTCTGGTGCAAATGCGGTTGTAGATAGGGATATGATTGATAGAAATATGGAGTTAATTGACGATTCAGAGTATATTGTTATGCAGCTTGAAGTACCAGTAGATACCGTAAAATACGTAAAAAATATAGCTGTATCAAAAGGAAAGAAAGTGATAATAGATCCAGCACCAGCGATAAAAAATCCAGACGTAAATCTTTGGAAAGGTTGCTATATAATTAAGCCAAATGAGTTAGAATTAGCTACATTAACTGGAAAAGAATTAAACAATATTAAAGAATACAAAGAAGCTGTAACAGAACTTCATAAAACAGGCGTAGATTATGTTATATCTACTCTTGGTGGAGATGGAGCAATAATGCATGACGGAAAAAATTTAAAAAGCTTTGATTGTAAAAAGACAAAAGTTGTAGATACAACAGCAGCAGGAGATACATTTACTGCTGGTCTTGTAATTGCATTAAATGAAGGAAAAAGCATAGAAGAAGCTATAGATTTTGGGCAGAGTGCAGCTGCAATAGCTGTTTCAAAAAAGGGTGCACAGACATCAATTCCTTCAAGAGATGAACTAAAAAACATATAA
- a CDS encoding NAD(P)/FAD-dependent oxidoreductase, translating into MDMKNSKLFSPLTIGSLTLNNRVGMAPMSMDYEAADGTVPKRLADIFVRRAEGGTGYVTIDAVTIDSKYKYMGNTTALDSDDLVPQFREFATRVREAGSTLIPQVIHPGPESICGYRHIAPLGPSVNTNANCHVSRAISVDEIHEIIKQFGQAARRVEEAGCGGIGLHCAHAYMLPGSFLSPLRNKRMDEYGGCLDNRARFVIEMIEEVRRNVSPDFPIMLRISGDERMIGGNSLEDMLYLAPKFVEAGVNMFEVSGGTQYEGLEHIIPSQNKSIGVNVHEASEIKKVVDVPVYAVGKINDIRYAAEIVERGLVDGVSIGRPLLADPDLCNKAKENLFDEITPCASCGGSCISRTADRPQCRCHINPRVGFEYDYPEVPAEKSKKVLVVGAGPGGMMAAVTAAERGHDVTLWEADTQIGGQINLAVVAPGKQEMTKWLSHLNYRAKKAGVKMVLGKEATVENIKEFAPEAVIVATGARPLVPPIKGTQDYPVLTAHDFLRGKFVIPKGKVCVLGGGAVACETAETVLENARPNAFTRGFDASIGDVDVTLVEMLPQLLTGVCAPNRTPLIRKLKNKGVHINVNTKILEVTDHDVKVQRADGAEEWLKGFDYILFGLGSRNYDPISEQIKEFVPEVHVVGDAKRARQASFAMWEAFEAAYSL; encoded by the coding sequence ATGGATATGAAAAATTCTAAACTATTCTCACCTTTAACAATAGGATCATTAACATTAAACAACAGAGTTGGTATGGCACCAATGAGTATGGACTACGAAGCTGCTGACGGAACAGTTCCAAAAAGATTAGCAGATATATTTGTTCGTAGAGCTGAAGGTGGAACAGGATATGTAACAATAGACGCGGTAACAATAGATAGTAAATATAAATATATGGGTAATACAACTGCTTTAGATTCTGATGATTTAGTTCCTCAGTTCAGAGAATTTGCAACAAGAGTTAGAGAAGCAGGAAGCACATTAATACCTCAGGTTATACATCCAGGACCAGAATCAATATGTGGATACAGACACATAGCACCACTTGGACCATCAGTTAATACAAATGCTAACTGCCACGTGAGCCGTGCTATAAGTGTAGATGAAATACATGAAATAATAAAACAGTTTGGACAGGCTGCTAGAAGAGTTGAAGAAGCAGGATGCGGTGGTATAGGATTACACTGTGCACATGCTTACATGCTACCAGGTTCATTCTTATCTCCATTAAGAAACAAAAGAATGGATGAATACGGCGGATGTCTAGATAACAGAGCAAGATTCGTAATAGAAATGATAGAAGAAGTTCGTAGAAATGTAAGTCCTGATTTCCCAATAATGCTTAGAATATCTGGGGATGAAAGAATGATAGGAGGAAACTCTTTAGAAGATATGTTATACTTAGCTCCAAAATTTGTTGAAGCTGGTGTAAATATGTTTGAAGTTTCTGGAGGTACTCAGTACGAAGGATTAGAACACATAATACCAAGTCAGAACAAAAGCATAGGTGTAAACGTACACGAAGCATCTGAAATCAAAAAAGTTGTAGATGTTCCAGTTTACGCTGTTGGTAAAATAAATGACATAAGATACGCTGCTGAAATAGTTGAAAGAGGACTAGTTGATGGGGTATCAATAGGTAGACCATTATTAGCAGATCCAGACTTATGTAATAAAGCAAAAGAAAACTTATTTGATGAAATAACTCCATGTGCAAGCTGTGGAGGAAGCTGTATAAGCCGTACTGCAGATAGACCTCAGTGTCGTTGCCATATAAACCCAAGAGTTGGATTCGAATATGATTATCCAGAAGTTCCAGCTGAAAAATCTAAAAAAGTTCTAGTTGTAGGTGCTGGACCTGGTGGTATGATGGCAGCAGTTACAGCAGCTGAAAGAGGACATGATGTAACACTTTGGGAAGCTGACACTCAGATAGGTGGACAGATAAACTTAGCAGTAGTAGCTCCAGGTAAACAGGAAATGACTAAATGGTTATCTCACTTAAACTACAGAGCTAAAAAAGCTGGAGTTAAAATGGTATTAGGAAAAGAAGCTACAGTAGAAAACATAAAAGAATTTGCTCCAGAAGCAGTTATAGTTGCAACAGGTGCTAGACCATTAGTTCCACCAATAAAAGGAACTCAGGACTACCCAGTTCTTACAGCTCATGACTTCTTAAGAGGAAAATTCGTTATACCAAAAGGAAAAGTTTGTGTACTAGGTGGAGGAGCTGTTGCTTGTGAAACTGCAGAAACAGTATTAGAAAACGCTAGACCAAACGCATTCACTAGAGGATTTGATGCTAGTATCGGTGATGTAGATGTTACATTAGTAGAAATGTTACCACAGTTATTAACAGGAGTATGTGCTCCAAATAGAACTCCATTAATAAGAAAACTTAAAAACAAAGGTGTTCATATAAATGTAAATACTAAAATATTAGAAGTAACTGACCACGACGTTAAAGTTCAGAGAGCTGACGGTGCAGAAGAATGGTTAAAAGGATTCGACTACATACTATTCGGACTTGGTTCTAGAAACTACGATCCAATATCTGAACAGATAAAAGAATTCGTTCCAGAAGTACACGTTGTTGGGGATGCTAAGAGAGCTAGACAGGCAAGCTTTGCAATGTGGGAAGCTTTCGAAGCAGCATACAGCTTATAA
- a CDS encoding SDR family NAD(P)-dependent oxidoreductase: MNLVQDKIVIITGGTSGIGLCAAKIFMDNGATVSIFGKTQEEVDAAKAELKETHPDKEVLGFAPDLTNRDEVMAAVGAVAEKYGRLDVMINNAGVTSSNVFSRVSPEEFKYLMDINVTGVFNGAWAAYQCMKGRKEGVIINTASVTGIHGSLSGVGYPTSKSAVVGFTQALGREIIRKNIRVVGVAPGVVNTPMVGNIPDEILDGYLSSFPMKRMLEPEEIANTYLFLASDLASGITATTVSVDGAYRPS; the protein is encoded by the coding sequence ATGAACTTAGTACAGGACAAAATAGTTATAATAACAGGTGGAACAAGTGGTATAGGTCTTTGCGCAGCAAAAATATTCATGGATAACGGTGCAACAGTTTCTATATTCGGAAAAACTCAGGAAGAAGTAGATGCTGCTAAAGCAGAATTAAAAGAAACTCACCCAGATAAAGAAGTATTAGGATTTGCTCCAGATTTAACTAATAGAGATGAAGTTATGGCTGCAGTTGGTGCAGTAGCTGAAAAATACGGAAGATTAGACGTTATGATAAACAATGCTGGTGTTACTAGCTCAAACGTATTCTCAAGAGTTAGCCCAGAAGAATTCAAATATTTAATGGATATAAACGTTACAGGTGTATTCAATGGTGCTTGGGCTGCTTACCAGTGCATGAAAGGTAGAAAAGAAGGAGTTATAATAAATACTGCTTCAGTAACAGGAATACACGGATCATTATCAGGAGTTGGATACCCAACAAGTAAATCAGCTGTTGTAGGATTCACTCAGGCTCTTGGTAGAGAAATAATACGTAAAAACATAAGAGTTGTTGGTGTTGCACCAGGTGTTGTTAACACTCCAATGGTTGGTAATATACCAGATGAAATATTAGATGGATACCTAAGCTCATTCCCAATGAAGAGAATGTTAGAACCAGAAGAAATAGCTAACACTTACTTATTCTTAGCTTCTGACTTAGCTAGTGGTATAACAGCTACAACTGTAAGCGTTGACGGTGCTTATAGACCATCATAA
- the baiE gene encoding bile acid 7alpha-dehydratase, with translation MTLEARIEALEKEIQRLNDIEAIKQLKAKYFRCLDGKLWDELETTLSPNIETSYSDGKLVFHSPKEVTEYLAAAMPKEEISMHMGHTPEITIDSENTATGRWYLEDNLIFTDGKYKNVGINGGAFYTDKYEKIDGQWYIKETGYVRIFEEHFMRDPKIHITSNMHKEK, from the coding sequence ATGACTTTAGAAGCAAGAATAGAAGCATTAGAAAAAGAAATACAGAGATTAAACGATATAGAAGCTATAAAACAGTTAAAAGCTAAATATTTCCGTTGCCTAGATGGAAAATTATGGGATGAATTAGAAACTACTCTTTCTCCTAACATAGAAACTTCTTACTCTGATGGAAAATTAGTATTCCACAGCCCAAAAGAAGTAACTGAATATTTAGCAGCAGCAATGCCTAAAGAAGAAATAAGTATGCACATGGGACATACTCCAGAAATAACTATAGACAGCGAAAATACTGCTACAGGAAGATGGTACTTAGAAGATAACCTAATATTCACAGACGGAAAATACAAAAACGTTGGAATAAACGGTGGAGCATTCTACACAGATAAATATGAAAAAATAGACGGACAGTGGTACATAAAAGAAACTGGATATGTTCGTATATTTGAAGAACATTTCATGAGAGATCCAAAAATACATATAACTAGCAACATGCATAAAGAAAAATAA
- the baiB gene encoding bile acid--CoA ligase BaiB, producing MNDVKCKYFNKFNTGMSDFVTPGKQLEYVAKCKPDEKAIIYIDKEDNVRDITWKELHIASNKLAWHLMKKGFGKGQVAMVSFPNGIEHILATLAVWKTGGCYMPVSCKITDTELGDICRIIKPTVSFTDKEMPCRTESIKIGSVFDVCKDESEEMPEDIAANPNMISPSGGTTGEPKFIKQNVASGLSDEIIKSWFEMSGMEFEQRQLLVGPLFHGAPHTAAFNGLFVGNTLIIPRNLRPESIVRYIKEYKIEFIQMIPTLMNRIIKLADVDKEDFKSIKALHHTGGYCSPYLKEKWIDIIGAEKVHEMYSMTEAIGITCIRGDEWLKHYGSVGLPLGGSRISIRDEEGNELGPHEVGEIHMTSPSACCMTEYINHKPLETKDGGFRSVGDFGYVDEDGYLYFSDRRSDMLVIGGENVFATEVETVLTAYEKVVDAVVVGIPDEEWGRRLHAIVQKKEEVSAEELIEYLGKHLLPYKVPKSFTFVPCIPRGDNGKVNRDKMLKGLIEKNLVNKVC from the coding sequence ATGAATGATGTGAAATGTAAATATTTTAATAAATTTAATACAGGAATGTCAGATTTTGTTACTCCAGGAAAACAGTTAGAATATGTAGCAAAATGCAAGCCAGATGAAAAAGCTATCATATATATAGATAAAGAAGACAATGTGAGAGATATCACTTGGAAGGAACTTCACATAGCTTCAAATAAACTAGCTTGGCATTTAATGAAAAAGGGATTTGGAAAAGGTCAGGTAGCAATGGTATCTTTCCCAAATGGTATAGAACATATATTAGCAACATTAGCTGTTTGGAAAACAGGAGGTTGCTACATGCCAGTTTCTTGTAAGATAACAGATACAGAGCTTGGTGATATATGCAGAATAATAAAACCAACAGTTTCTTTTACAGATAAAGAAATGCCTTGTAGAACAGAAAGTATAAAAATAGGATCAGTATTCGATGTTTGTAAAGACGAATCAGAAGAAATGCCAGAAGATATAGCTGCAAATCCAAATATGATTTCTCCATCTGGAGGAACAACAGGAGAGCCTAAGTTCATAAAACAGAATGTGGCAAGTGGCTTATCTGATGAAATTATAAAAAGCTGGTTTGAAATGTCAGGTATGGAATTTGAACAAAGACAATTATTAGTAGGACCACTTTTCCATGGTGCTCCTCATACAGCAGCATTTAATGGATTATTTGTAGGAAATACATTGATAATACCTAGAAATTTAAGACCTGAAAGTATAGTTAGATATATAAAAGAATACAAAATAGAATTTATACAGATGATCCCAACATTAATGAATAGAATAATAAAATTAGCTGATGTTGATAAAGAAGATTTTAAATCAATAAAAGCACTACACCATACTGGTGGATATTGTTCTCCATATTTAAAAGAAAAGTGGATCGATATAATAGGAGCTGAAAAAGTTCACGAAATGTACTCTATGACAGAGGCAATCGGTATCACTTGTATAAGAGGAGATGAATGGCTTAAACACTATGGAAGCGTAGGACTTCCACTAGGAGGAAGCAGAATATCAATAAGAGATGAAGAAGGAAATGAATTAGGACCACATGAGGTTGGAGAAATTCATATGACTTCACCAAGTGCTTGTTGCATGACAGAATACATAAACCATAAACCACTTGAAACTAAAGATGGTGGATTTAGAAGTGTTGGTGATTTCGGTTATGTAGATGAAGATGGATACCTTTACTTCTCAGATAGAAGAAGCGACATGCTTGTTATAGGTGGAGAAAACGTATTTGCGACTGAAGTTGAAACAGTACTAACAGCTTATGAAAAAGTAGTTGATGCTGTGGTAGTTGGAATACCTGATGAAGAGTGGGGAAGAAGATTACACGCAATAGTACAGAAGAAAGAAGAAGTTTCAGCAGAAGAATTAATCGAGTACTTAGGAAAACACTTATTACCATATAAAGTTCCAAAGAGCTTTACATTTGTTCCTTGCATACCAAGAGGTGACAATGGAAAGGTAAACAGAGATAAGATGCTAAAAGGCTTAATAGAAAAAAATCTAGTTAATAAAGTTTGCTAG
- a CDS encoding MFS transporter produces MTATNANYKKGFIPFAIAALLVGLIGGFTAVLAPAFVADMGLNDNNTTWIALALAMSTAACAPILGKLGDVLGRRKTLLLGIIVFTIGNVLTAIASSLIFMLGARFIVGVGTAAIAPVIMAYIVTEYPPEETGKGFALYMLISSAAVVVGPTCGGLIMQAFGWRMMMWVCVALCVVTFFICSVMIKKTDFEKKSLDNFDKKGAVCVLIFFSLVLCIPSFGQNIGWTSAPFLGVTAVALVTLFLLIKAESSAENPILSGKFMKRKEFILPVLILFLTQGLMQANMTNVILFVRATQPENTIISSFAISILYIGMSLGSVFIGPMADKKEPKTVLTGSLLFTGIGCAMMYFFTETAPFAMLAGSLGMLGIGLGGNATILMKVSLSGLSQAEAGSGTGTYGLFRDISAPFGVAVFVPLFANTVTTRMAGVMANGTAEAAAKSLASVSSIHTLALVEVCCVILAIVAVRMLPKIHNK; encoded by the coding sequence ATGACAGCAACAAACGCAAACTATAAAAAAGGCTTTATCCCATTTGCTATAGCAGCGTTACTAGTAGGTCTTATAGGTGGTTTCACAGCCGTTCTAGCACCTGCATTCGTAGCAGATATGGGTCTTAACGATAACAATACTACATGGATAGCACTAGCGCTTGCAATGTCTACAGCTGCATGTGCTCCAATACTTGGTAAATTAGGTGACGTACTTGGACGTCGTAAAACTTTATTATTAGGAATCATAGTATTCACAATAGGTAACGTATTAACAGCAATAGCATCTTCATTAATATTCATGCTAGGTGCAAGATTTATAGTTGGGGTTGGTACAGCGGCTATAGCTCCAGTTATAATGGCTTACATAGTTACAGAATATCCACCAGAAGAAACTGGTAAGGGATTCGCTCTTTATATGTTAATATCAAGTGCTGCAGTTGTTGTTGGTCCAACTTGTGGTGGATTAATAATGCAGGCATTTGGATGGAGAATGATGATGTGGGTTTGTGTTGCCCTTTGTGTAGTAACATTCTTCATATGTTCAGTAATGATTAAGAAAACAGACTTTGAAAAGAAAAGTCTTGATAACTTCGATAAAAAAGGTGCAGTATGCGTACTAATATTCTTCAGTTTAGTATTATGTATACCATCATTTGGACAGAATATAGGTTGGACATCAGCGCCATTCCTAGGTGTTACAGCAGTAGCTTTAGTAACATTATTCTTATTAATAAAAGCTGAAAGCAGTGCAGAAAACCCAATATTAAGTGGTAAATTTATGAAACGTAAAGAATTCATATTACCAGTATTAATATTATTCCTTACTCAGGGATTAATGCAGGCTAACATGACTAACGTAATATTATTCGTTAGAGCTACTCAGCCAGAAAATACAATAATATCAAGTTTCGCAATATCAATCCTTTACATAGGTATGTCTTTAGGTTCAGTATTCATAGGACCTATGGCAGATAAAAAAGAACCAAAAACTGTACTTACAGGATCACTTCTATTCACTGGTATAGGTTGTGCAATGATGTACTTCTTCACAGAAACTGCACCATTCGCAATGTTAGCTGGATCTCTAGGAATGTTAGGTATAGGACTTGGAGGAAATGCTACAATACTAATGAAAGTTTCATTATCTGGATTATCTCAGGCAGAAGCTGGATCAGGAACAGGAACATACGGATTATTCAGAGATATATCAGCTCCATTTGGTGTTGCGGTATTCGTACCACTATTTGCAAACACAGTTACAACAAGAATGGCTGGAGTAATGGCTAACGGAACTGCAGAAGCTGCTGCTAAATCATTAGCATCTGTTTCTTCTATACATACATTAGCATTAGTTGAAGTATGCTGTGTAATATTAGCAATAGTTGCAGTTAGAATGCTACCAAAAATACACAATAAATAA
- the baiF gene encoding bile acid CoA-transferase BaiF, translating to MAGLKDFPKFGALSGLKILDSGSNIAGPLGGGLLAECGATVIHFEGPKKPDNQRGWYGYPQNHRNQLSMVADIKSEEGRKIFLDLIKWADIWVESSKGGQYDRLGLSDEVIWSVNPKIAIVHVSGYGQVGDPSYVTKASYDAVGQAFSGYMSLNGVNEALKINPYLSDFVCGLTTCWAMLACYVSTQLTGKGESVDVAQYEALARIMDGRMIQYATDGVSVPKTGNKDAQAALFSFYTCKDGRTIFIGMTGAEVCKRGFPVIGLPVPGTGDPDFPEGFTGWMINTPVGQRMEKAMEAFVAERTMPEVEKAMIDAQIPCQRVYDLEDCLNDPHWNARGTIMEWDDPMMGHIKGLGLINKFKNNPSEIWRGAPLFGMDNRDILRDLGYSEEEVNDLYAKGIVNEFDLETTIKRYKLDQVIPHMAKKDK from the coding sequence ATGGCTGGATTAAAAGATTTTCCTAAATTTGGTGCACTTTCTGGATTAAAAATATTAGATAGTGGATCTAACATAGCTGGACCTCTAGGTGGTGGACTTTTAGCAGAATGTGGTGCTACAGTTATACACTTCGAAGGACCTAAAAAACCTGACAACCAGAGAGGTTGGTATGGATACCCTCAGAACCACAGAAACCAGTTATCAATGGTTGCTGATATAAAATCTGAAGAAGGTAGAAAAATATTCTTAGACTTAATAAAATGGGCTGACATATGGGTTGAATCATCAAAAGGTGGACAGTACGACAGACTAGGTCTTTCTGATGAAGTTATATGGTCAGTAAACCCTAAAATAGCTATAGTTCACGTTTCTGGATACGGACAGGTTGGAGATCCATCATACGTAACAAAAGCTTCTTATGATGCTGTTGGACAGGCATTCAGTGGATACATGTCATTAAATGGTGTTAATGAAGCATTAAAAATAAATCCTTACCTAAGTGACTTCGTATGTGGTCTTACTACTTGCTGGGCAATGTTAGCATGCTACGTAAGTACTCAGTTAACTGGAAAAGGAGAATCTGTAGACGTTGCTCAGTACGAAGCATTAGCTCGTATAATGGACGGACGTATGATACAGTACGCTACTGATGGTGTAAGTGTTCCAAAAACTGGTAACAAAGATGCTCAGGCAGCTCTATTCAGCTTCTATACTTGTAAAGATGGAAGAACTATATTCATAGGTATGACTGGTGCTGAAGTATGTAAGAGAGGATTCCCTGTAATAGGGCTTCCAGTTCCTGGTACAGGTGACCCTGACTTCCCAGAAGGATTCACAGGATGGATGATAAATACTCCAGTTGGACAGAGAATGGAAAAAGCTATGGAAGCATTCGTTGCTGAAAGAACTATGCCAGAAGTTGAAAAAGCTATGATAGATGCTCAGATACCATGCCAGAGAGTTTATGATCTTGAAGACTGCTTAAACGACCCTCACTGGAATGCTCGTGGAACTATAATGGAATGGGATGACCCAATGATGGGACACATAAAAGGTCTTGGATTAATAAACAAATTCAAAAACAACCCTTCTGAAATATGGAGAGGTGCTCCATTATTCGGTATGGACAACAGAGACATACTTAGAGACCTTGGATACTCTGAAGAAGAAGTTAACGATTTATACGCTAAAGGTATCGTAAACGAATTCGACCTTGAAACAACTATAAAACGTTACAAACTTGATCAGGTTATACCTCACATGGCTAAAAAAGATAAATAA
- the baiCD gene encoding bile acid Fe-S flavoenzyme BaiCD: protein MSYDALFSPFKIRGLELKNRIVLPGMNTKMAKNKHDLSDDMIAYHVARAKAGCALNIFECVALCPAPHAYMYMGLYNDNHVAQLKKLTDAVHEVGGKMAVQLWHGGFSPQMFFDKTNTLETPDTITVERIHEIVKEFGEGARRAVEAGFDAVEFHAAHSYLPHEFLSPGMNKRTDEYGGNFENRCRFCFEVVEAIRANIPEDMPFFMRVDCIDELMDEVMTEEEIVEFINRCADLGVDVADLSRGNAQSFATVYEVPPFNLQHGFNIENIYNIKKQIKIPVMGVGRINTGEMANQVIADGKFDLVGIGRAQLADQDWVAKVREGKEDLIRHCIGCDQGCYDAVINPQMTHITCTRNPHLCLEYKGMPKTDEPKKVMIIGGGMAGILAAEVLKKRGHEPVIFEASDHLAGQFVLAGKAPMKEDWAAAAKWEAEEVARLGIEVRYNTKVTPELIEEFAPDHVVIAIGSDYVAPAIPGIDSDKVYTQYQVLKGEVEPKGHVAVVGCGLVGTEVAQYLAARGAQVTAIERKGVGTGLSMLRRMFMNPEFKYYKINKMSGTNIVGIEPGKLHYIMTNKKTQEVTEGVLECDAAVICTGITARPSEDLQEKCKELGVPFNVIGDAAGARDARIATQEGYEVGMSI from the coding sequence ATGAGTTACGACGCACTTTTTTCACCATTTAAAATCAGAGGATTAGAACTTAAAAACAGAATAGTTCTACCAGGTATGAATACAAAAATGGCAAAAAATAAACATGATTTAAGCGATGATATGATAGCTTACCATGTTGCAAGAGCAAAAGCAGGTTGTGCATTAAATATATTTGAATGTGTTGCGCTATGTCCAGCACCTCATGCATATATGTACATGGGATTATACAATGACAATCATGTAGCTCAGTTAAAAAAATTAACAGATGCTGTTCACGAAGTTGGCGGTAAAATGGCTGTTCAGTTATGGCATGGTGGTTTCAGCCCACAGATGTTCTTTGATAAAACAAATACATTAGAAACACCAGATACTATAACAGTTGAACGTATTCATGAAATAGTTAAAGAGTTTGGAGAAGGTGCAAGAAGAGCTGTTGAAGCTGGATTCGATGCAGTTGAATTCCATGCAGCACACAGTTACTTACCTCACGAATTCCTAAGTCCAGGAATGAACAAAAGAACTGACGAATATGGTGGAAACTTCGAAAATCGTTGCAGATTCTGCTTCGAAGTAGTTGAAGCTATACGTGCAAATATACCAGAAGATATGCCATTCTTCATGAGAGTTGACTGCATAGATGAGTTAATGGATGAAGTAATGACAGAAGAAGAAATAGTAGAATTCATAAATAGATGTGCTGATCTAGGAGTAGACGTAGCTGACTTATCAAGAGGTAATGCTCAGTCATTCGCAACAGTTTACGAAGTTCCTCCTTTCAACTTACAGCACGGTTTCAATATAGAAAACATATACAACATCAAAAAACAGATAAAAATACCAGTAATGGGTGTTGGACGTATAAACACAGGAGAAATGGCTAACCAGGTAATAGCAGATGGAAAATTTGACTTAGTTGGTATAGGTCGTGCTCAGTTAGCAGATCAGGATTGGGTTGCTAAAGTTAGAGAAGGTAAAGAAGATTTAATACGTCATTGTATAGGATGTGACCAGGGATGCTACGATGCAGTTATAAACCCTCAGATGACTCATATAACTTGTACAAGAAACCCTCACTTATGCTTAGAATACAAAGGTATGCCAAAAACTGATGAACCTAAAAAAGTTATGATAATCGGTGGTGGTATGGCTGGTATATTAGCAGCTGAAGTACTTAAAAAACGTGGACATGAACCAGTTATATTCGAAGCTTCTGATCACTTAGCAGGACAGTTCGTATTAGCAGGTAAAGCTCCAATGAAAGAAGACTGGGCAGCTGCAGCTAAATGGGAAGCTGAAGAAGTAGCTCGTTTAGGAATAGAAGTTAGATACAATACAAAAGTTACTCCAGAATTAATAGAAGAATTCGCTCCAGACCACGTTGTTATAGCTATAGGATCTGATTACGTAGCTCCAGCTATACCAGGTATAGATAGTGACAAAGTTTACACTCAGTATCAGGTATTAAAAGGTGAAGTAGAACCAAAAGGACATGTAGCAGTAGTTGGTTGTGGATTAGTTGGTACAGAAGTTGCTCAGTACTTAGCAGCTAGAGGAGCTCAGGTAACAGCTATAGAAAGAAAAGGTGTTGGTACAGGTCTAAGCATGCTTAGAAGAATGTTCATGAACCCAGAATTCAAATACTACAAAATAAACAAAATGTCTGGAACTAACATAGTTGGTATAGAACCAGGAAAACTTCACTACATAATGACTAACAAGAAAACTCAGGAAGTTACTGAAGGTGTGTTAGAATGTGATGCAGCAGTAATCTGTACAGGTATAACTGCTAGACCAAGTGAAGATTTACAGGAAAAATGTAAAGAATTAGGTGTTCCATTCAACGTAATAGGTGACGCAGCTGGTGCTAGAGATGCTAGAATAGCTACTCAGGAAGGTTACGAAGTAGGTATGAGTATATAA